TGGATAACTTGATCTCATTCTTTCTGAACGCTTTTAAAAGCCACCACGGGCAAACTCAAATAACTAGTCAAATACCCACCCAAAGTGATCTGGAACTTATTGTAGAAGAAGAAACTCTAGTGCTCCGATGTTCCAAAGACAATCAGATAGCATAACTACCACTGAAGCATTTGAGCTGGCTTTCCTCTCATTCAAGAATCGAGTTTACACAAGGATAAGAGAAAGATACAGGTATATCGATGTAATCATTGCAGATATAACTCCTAGTGAGAAATAGATATCCATATCATGAGTTAAAAGATGTATAACCCAATGGTTCCAACAGATTCTTAAAAAGGAGGATGAAATTTACATGTGCAGGAGAAAAACTACAACAATGAATACCTCTCCCTTTTAACACTTGATGGAGCAGGACTAGATCGAGATTCTGTCAAAATCATGCACGAATTGCACAGTAGCACTGTTCTACCGGAGCCAGAATTAGAAATAGGTCCtacaaataatcaaataaaaTGTGTCAAATTCTTTACATATGCAAGACACAAAATATAAAAGCAGAATAATACAACAGTACCTTTGCAGTTCATACAGGAAGTCGTCTTGTTTTGTAGAGAACAACCAATCACATTCTGAATATTTACTTCCAAAGAATCCAAAGGAGCTTCTCTGCATGCCTTCAACACATCACGAAGGGTATTCCCGTTATCCAAGTAAATATACTCCGGTGGACGTTTATTCCCACTACCCGCATGTAACTCAAATTGGTTAGGTGTCACAACCTACATTAACCAAAGCAAGAATTCATTTACACAACAAGAATGGTGTCGACATGTAAAGACAATTAATGATTATACAAAACTCACTTGAGTTCCACCACACAAATCACAAGAACACAGAATCCCAGCGCCTTTGATTATCCCGCGAAGACCAGTATCTGATGGCCCTCTCGTCTAAACCATTAAAAGCCATAAAAACAAATAAGCACCACACATACCCACATCTGCAAAGCCTAATGCAACAGATATTCTCAAGGCATAAGAAATATACCTTCATACCACGTAGGTACGTCACCGGCAAACCCTCGAGCAAACCAGTTTCCAGAAGCTCCTTCAACATTGTTGGGTACTTCTTCACCTTTATCCTTTTCGGCATTTTCTTCTCAAGTTTCCCCAATAAAACAGATTCTGAACGGTCTCCCGTCTTTACTTCTTCCGTATCTGATCTCTTCAAAGTTTCATTCACTACTTTCACCACTGACCGTGTCACCCGCTTCACAGGCGTTTCATCAAAAGCCCTCTCTATAACACCATCAGCCCTCTCTATAAATCCATCAGCCCTCTCTACAACTCCATCACACGGTTCTGTATTTAACTTCCGGGCTAAAATTTCTGCCCTCTCTACAACTACATCACCCGGTTCTGTGTTTAACATTCGGGCTGAAATTTCTGCCCTCTCTACAACTCCATCACACGATTCTGTATTTAACTTCCGGGCTGAAATTTCTGCCCTCTCTACAACTCCATCACCTGGTTCTCTATTTAACTTTTGGGCTGAAATTTCTGCCCTCTCACTAACTCCATCACCCGGGTCTGTGCTTAACATTCGGGCTGAAATTTCTGCCCTCTCTACAACTCCATCACACGGTTCTTTATGTAACTTTTGGGCTGAAATTTCTGCCCTATCTACAACTCCATCACATGCTTCTGTATTTAACTTTTGGGCTGAAATTTCTGCCCCCTCACACGGCTGCTCCGATACATCCTTCCCTGCATCCTCATTGGCTGCATTGCCCTCATCCCGAACCAATTCGATGCCCATTGATACCACCTCTTTGACTGCAGATTCCACAAATACACTCCTCTGCTCATCATCGCTGGTCGAATCAACCACATCGCTCTTGGGCTCGTCCTCACTAACCGAAATCAATCTCTCAACATCACCTCCTTCAACATCACTACCCACATTTTCAGTACTCCCAATTAATTTGTGTTTTTCAACAGACTCCGAGTCTTTATTCGACTCGGAGCTCTTGAATCTCTTGCTGCTCGGGCTATCCTTCGATGCTTCGTTTCCCAAAGCCCCATTTGGAGTCCTCCTAGCCCGGGTCCGACCCGTGGAACCTGCGCAATCCGCCTGAGACTTCCAGGCGAAGGCAAATTCGCGCTTCAGTCCGGGCCGCACGCGGGACACCACCACGTATTCCTCCGTGTCAGCGCCGTTCGCCATCGAAACACGAGCAATTAATCCAACAGATCTGCCACACAAAGAAAACATCACAAACAACCCACGAAAAATCAATAACGATGACGTGTTATTCAAGAAGCATACCGTTGAGATCAACAAATCCCTTATAAATCAACTTAAATACTTGCGAATCCATAAAGGGGCGcagaaaacgaaaacaaacccTAGAAAAAGCAATATCGAAGAACCAGATTCAGattgaaaaccaaaccaaaccaaatccaatACGCTCTGTTTGGTGCGGGTGTGCTATATCGGGGACAGGAATTAGAGGGATTTGAAATCGTTACAAAAATCTGAGAGGGTTTATATTCAGCAAATCTTACCGGAGGAAGGGAGAAGTTGTAGATAgcgattttgattttgatttttaattttgagggaTAGGGAAGGGAAGATGGATAGGTATACGCGGGACAGAGAGGGGCCGTGGTGTagggggagggggagagggagagagaagttaTATCTAGACGGGCCCACCTTGATTCTTTCATATGCCTCCAATGCCCTTGCCAGTTGCCAATCGGCCATAATACTTTAATTTTGGATACATCTCACATTAGTCCCTGTGTATTTACAGTATTTTCTTCCTATCAGGAAAAAAGTACAGAGGGAACAGGTGATAATTGCGTTTGTCCGGTTTCCCGAGAAGCCCCTCCTAATGCATGCACACGTACACACGCATTAGTCCCCGtgtatttattttcttcctaTCTATTTCCTCCGTCTTTCATTCTTTCATCTCAATTAACATTTTTTTCCGTTCAAAAAAGATAGTCCCACTTCAAATCTAAATGGACAATATATAATGAATTTCTTCTTTCACCCTTCCATTTATTAAATTTgtagtataaaaaaataagaaaaggtAATCATTGAAgggtaaaataagaaaaataagtttttaaaagtgtaatgattgtGTTCCCTATATAGTTGTAATCCCCAAAAATGACTAAAGAATGGGGATGGGAAAAGTATATAAAAGTATCGAAGGAGCAGTTGATAGGCGCAGTTTGTCCTGTCTCTCGGAAAACCACTCCAAGCACATGCACACATTAGTCcttgaatatttattttcttcccATCTAAATCGAGAAAACCACTCCAAGCACATGCACACATTAGTCcttgaatatttattttcttcctaTCTAAGTGTACCGAGGGAGTAGTTGATAGTCGCGTTTGTCCAGTCTCCCGAAAAAACCACTCCAAATGCATGCACAATTGCACCCATTAATCCCTgtgtatttaatttttttctatctATATAAAAGTTTGTGTTTGTCCTATCTCCCGAAAAGCCACTCCAAATGCATCCACACGTATTTTAGGTCAGCCTTCTTTTGCTTAATTAGCCATGTTTtacaatgttttaaaaatcagACCAGTGAGCGAACCAGAAAAAGTCGGGTGGATGAGTCACTGGTTCAACCGTGGTTGAACCAAAGTTAAACTGTGATGTCATAActatgtcaaaaatatattattaataatatatttaaaaaaacataattagTACTACgtaaaacaataaaattgtaaaataaGGTAACAAGATGTCTGTTGTTTTTCAAGAATCCCACATCGGAAGATTTACCCTTGGGCACTTCTTTTTGAGTCTTTATAATGTTTCTGAAGCCCACAAATTATGCGTACAGCTGGCTTGAGCCAACAACAGCGCAATTAATATTGCCGTTAAGATTCTTTCTCAACATTTAATAGTTCAACAACAGGGGTCGGTTCCAAGCGGTTTTAACCATTGAGGCCAGTTTTGTAATAATAACGGTTTCAGGGTTTATCCGAACTGGAGTAAGAGCCCATCAAACAGGCCGATTCGGATCGGGTTTCAAAATATTGATGTTTTTATCTAATCATAACTTACCTTCAACGTGTAATCTAGTGCACGTTGTTCTCCCATCTAATAGATATTATCAGATCTTTTATGTGCTTCTAACTTTGTTTGAATTAAAAGCTTGTAATAGAATTTCTTAATATGGTTATCATAGCATTTGGTGAAAAGGAAGTATTTTAGAAATTCTTACACATGCATCGCACGTGCCCTTCCACTAGCCTGTAAAAAGAGCAGAGAAAGTAGTTGATAGTCATTTTTGTCTTACGTCCATGGAAGCCAATCCAAATGCCCCCAACAAGTGCTGTGAAAATTTTGGATATATTTCACATTAGTCCCTATGTAGACAATGGCAAATATGTAGTTTAGCTTATTTTACGACAAGTATATTTCTACTCTCATACCAAAAGAGGTAAAAAGAAGTTTTCTGGTTTTTGTTGAATGGTACTTAATACAAGCATGCAAGAGAAAGGAGAACGAACAATAGAGAAtcaataagaaacaaaaaaaaaattaaggacaaCCCCAATCATCTTTCATCGTCTTAAGTTCTGATAAGAAGCTTTCTACCGCCATAAGAACTAAACATCCGGTGAAAATATTTAACAACTCTTGCAGGATGCTCCAGaaatataagtatctcgtaacTGTGTAAGCATGCAAAGAataagaaaggggaaaaatgCAAAATATGAGGTATCATTGGGGTTAAATGGCAGAAGGCAGAACTTTAATACCAAATCTCCTATCAACAGAATTATGGAGGAGTTAGTGACAATTGAAGCCACCATTCGAGGGTATTATTGTCAATTGTGAGATATGAACAGGGCAGCCCAATCGGCGTCTTTCCTTCCCCGATTTTTctttcgattttttttcttatcggAAAATTTTGGGAAACGCGCGAAGCGAATCTTCTCGACGCCTTGTACCACGCTGGTGATGGGCGCGGACCAATCGTCTGCTGCCAAGTGTATAACTCGCTTTGAGTTTAAACCTAATTAACATGGCACCCACCCGCGAAAGAGGCGCGTGTGAAATACGTGAACCCCTTCATGGCATGTTTTGGTCGAATAATAAGTAAGccagattattattttttcgttattcaaatttttttatatttgttaattttgcgtcaatttagtatgaattattgatttgtctcaacgacagaaatttgaaaagtaaaatttatGATCCAAATCTTTAAAAAGTTCACTGAAAACAATAATAATCCAAACAgacttattttttggattatttgtatctttattcaaaacaaaatctAAGTTTAGTTCACAATTCTTTCCTTTTAAGATTCCTCACGGCAATACGTattaataatccaaaaaaaaattacataataaCCTAATAAAtgcatcaaaaattaaatatggacaaaaaattATCTGGCtcaattatttagccaaaacacccCTTAGTCACATGATCTTTCAAAATGGCCTCACTCCTGCACTTACCTCACATTCACGAATTCTAGTTATTTGGTGGAGTTTTGTAAGACGCTTTCCCGCACCTGCACTATGTGACTTTGGAGATCCATTGATGGCTTAATGTTTATGCCGGACAATGAACTGTTCAAATATAATTTGAGAACCAATAAATTTTGAAAGCATTAGAattatggggttttttttaatattaaattgTCGAATTCAAACAAAACTTTTATCAAACTTATTATTAGTTAATCTCCGGTGCttctcaaaagaaaacaaaaatctcaAGTGTATTTAACTTCCGAAGAAGAATAAGGTCACAAGAGATTGCTTTCATAAGGCCTGATTCCGATAAATAAACTGTAATCAATATTGTAGAGAGTAAATCTACCAACCAAGAGTTAAAATCAAACTCGAAGCCTAACGGAGTCCCTTTGCACATTAACTATACGTGGGAAGTTTGTCACGCTCGTCCATAGTAGAGTGAGGGAGTAGTTTTGGAGACACCTGTATTTTAAGTTGTAGTGGGGCATCATTATTCTTCCCTTCTCAGTTCTGAATGGAGTATATTGTTTGGAACTTTTAGTGGTGTCATAGTGGTGAGTTGGTCCATTCAAAATTTCGTAGGGGAGGCGGGAAGCCAAATTGGGCACCAGCAATCGTAAACGTTCAAATTATTCGAATTACATACAGtatacttaggccccgttccaaaaaccttcttaaaaaataagcagcttatttcactttttcaaattcaaaaataatgtaaatgaaaaataaattttcaattttttttgcatcatataaaagatctcaatgagatctttcaaataagatccatagtgcatatttttagatttcaataaatccctcatttttgagcttgaaattgcctttttaaaaaataagggttttttttgagtTCTGCAACGGGGCCTTAAGGGTCCAAACTccggaaaaaatttcagtgctaAGCGGGTATCACGTGATGCTCGCTTgctcatccgagccgttcatttcatttttgaa
The sequence above is a segment of the Rhododendron vialii isolate Sample 1 chromosome 13a, ASM3025357v1 genome. Coding sequences within it:
- the LOC131314980 gene encoding uncharacterized protein LOC131314980 isoform X2, which produces MANGADTEEYVVVSRVRPGLKREFAFAWKSQADCAGSTGRTRARRTPNGALGNEASKDSPSSKRFKSSESNKDSESVEKHKLIGSTENVGSDVEGGDVERLISVSEDEPKSDVVDSTSDDEQRSVFVESAVKEVVSMGIELVRDEGNAANEDAGKDVSEQPCEGAEISAQKLNTEACDGVVDRAEISAQKLHKEPCDGVVERAEISARMLSTDPGDGVSERAEISAQKLNREPGDGVVERAEISARKLNTESCDGVVERAEISARMLNTEPGDVVVERAEILARKLNTEPADGVIERAFDETPVKRVTRSVVKVVNETLKRSDTEEVKTGDRSESVLLGKLEKKMPKRIKVKKYPTMLKELLETGLLEGLPVTYLRGMKTRGPSDTGLRGIIKGAGILCSCDLCGGTQVVTPNQFELHAGSGNKRPPEYIYLDNGNTLRDVLKACREAPLDSLEVNIQNVIGCSLQNKTTSCMNCKGPISNSGSGRTVLLCNSCMILTESRSSPAPSSVKRERSPTTVSIQKLSDSGSSSASRIRTVSIPKPSDSGSSSASRRGRITRKDLRMHKLVFQNDVLPDGTELCYFARGKKCLGGYKKGFGIFCSCCQSEVSPSQFEAHAGWASRRKPYLHIYTSNGVSLHELSIQLSKLRKLSTEENDDLCSICADGGDLLCCDCCPRAFHAECVSLPSIPGDTWYCKYCLNMFEKEKFVERNANAVAAGRIAGIDPVEEITRRCIRIVESADADIGGCALCRGHGFSKSEFGPQTVILCDQCEKEYHVGCLKEHEMEDLKELPEGKWFCCMDCKRIHHSLQTLVANGEERLQEPLLNAIKKKLVEKGSDSNADLDIKWRLLSGKMVSVDTNALFVKAVAIFHDRFDPIADSNVRHSDLIPAMVYGRNVRDQEFGGMFCAILSVNSTVVSAGIIRVFGESVAEVPLVATSTECQGQGYFQVLFSCMENLLRSLNVRNLVLPAADEAESLWTNKFGFKKIAEDELKEYRKEYPLMVFQGTSMLHKSVAQS
- the LOC131314980 gene encoding uncharacterized protein LOC131314980 isoform X1 is translated as MANGADTEEYVVVSRVRPGLKREFAFAWKSQADCAGSTGRTRARRTPNGALGNEASKDSPSSKRFKSSESNKDSESVEKHKLIGSTENVGSDVEGGDVERLISVSEDEPKSDVVDSTSDDEQRSVFVESAVKEVVSMGIELVRDEGNAANEDAGKDVSEQPCEGAEISAQKLNTEACDGVVDRAEISAQKLHKEPCDGVVERAEISARMLSTDPGDGVSERAEISAQKLNREPGDGVVERAEISARKLNTESCDGVVERAEISARMLNTEPGDVVVERAEILARKLNTEPCDGVVERADGFIERADGVIERAFDETPVKRVTRSVVKVVNETLKRSDTEEVKTGDRSESVLLGKLEKKMPKRIKVKKYPTMLKELLETGLLEGLPVTYLRGMKTRGPSDTGLRGIIKGAGILCSCDLCGGTQVVTPNQFELHAGSGNKRPPEYIYLDNGNTLRDVLKACREAPLDSLEVNIQNVIGCSLQNKTTSCMNCKGPISNSGSGRTVLLCNSCMILTESRSSPAPSSVKRERSPTTVSIQKLSDSGSSSASRIRTVSIPKPSDSGSSSASRRGRITRKDLRMHKLVFQNDVLPDGTELCYFARGKKCLGGYKKGFGIFCSCCQSEVSPSQFEAHAGWASRRKPYLHIYTSNGVSLHELSIQLSKLRKLSTEENDDLCSICADGGDLLCCDCCPRAFHAECVSLPSIPGDTWYCKYCLNMFEKEKFVERNANAVAAGRIAGIDPVEEITRRCIRIVESADADIGGCALCRGHGFSKSEFGPQTVILCDQCEKEYHVGCLKEHEMEDLKELPEGKWFCCMDCKRIHHSLQTLVANGEERLQEPLLNAIKKKLVEKGSDSNADLDIKWRLLSGKMVSVDTNALFVKAVAIFHDRFDPIADSNVRHSDLIPAMVYGRNVRDQEFGGMFCAILSVNSTVVSAGIIRVFGESVAEVPLVATSTECQGQGYFQVLFSCMENLLRSLNVRNLVLPAADEAESLWTNKFGFKKIAEDELKEYRKEYPLMVFQGTSMLHKSVAQS